A single Bacteroidota bacterium DNA region contains:
- a CDS encoding ABC transporter ATP-binding protein → MMSENTSAHTPGASPILVVQGIHKHYGKLPVLKGVDLALHPREAVALLGASGAGKSTLLQIMGTLDRPDAGQLYYAGAPLHSLKARALAHFRNQQLGFVFQFHHLLPEFSALENASMPAYIAGTARREAEARAEALLVELGLGERLHHKPSEMSGGEQQRTAIARALINQPKVLLADEPTGNLDTPNGEKLINLLLDLAERHDLSILIATHNHEFAARCHRQVYMQDGTLQ, encoded by the coding sequence ATGATGTCAGAAAACACCTCCGCCCACACCCCCGGTGCCAGCCCCATCCTGGTGGTGCAGGGCATACACAAGCACTATGGCAAGCTGCCCGTACTGAAGGGGGTAGACCTGGCCCTGCACCCACGCGAGGCAGTAGCCCTGCTGGGGGCCAGTGGGGCGGGCAAGAGTACCCTGCTGCAGATAATGGGTACGCTAGACCGGCCCGATGCGGGGCAGCTGTACTATGCCGGAGCGCCGCTGCATAGCCTAAAAGCCCGGGCGCTAGCACACTTTCGCAATCAGCAGCTGGGCTTTGTGTTTCAGTTTCACCACCTGCTGCCCGAGTTTAGCGCACTGGAAAATGCCAGCATGCCAGCCTACATAGCCGGTACTGCCCGCCGCGAGGCCGAGGCCCGGGCCGAGGCCCTGCTGGTAGAGCTGGGCCTCGGCGAGCGGCTGCACCACAAACCCAGCGAAATGAGTGGCGGAGAACAGCAGCGCACGGCCATAGCCCGCGCCCTGATTAACCAGCCAAAGGTGCTGCTGGCCGATGAACCCACCGGAAACCTGGACACCCCCAATGGCGAAAAGCTGATAAACCTGCTGCTAGACCTGGCCGAGCGCCATGACCTGAGCATACTGATAGCCACCCACAACCATGAGTTTGCCGCCCGCTGCCACCGCCAGGTATACATGCAGGATGGTACCCTGCAGTAG